CAAAAGAACATGTTGTTGCAGAATCTCTTAGCGAAAAACCATTATTCATAAGCCCATAGTTTGCAATTTTATTTTCTGCGCCGTCCAATTGTGTATATGCAATTGCTGCACCGGATGTTGTATCCGAGCCCAATGTAACGCTTGCCGAATATATAATTTTCAAAAAAAATAACTGTAAAAAAAATAATTTAATAACTATTTTCATAAGAAAAAGCACCATAAATTTTAAAATTATTATCAGCTAAAATATTAATATTTAAATCGTTTGAACTTATACCATCGCCAAATATTATTGCTTCAGATAAAGCAGTACCGGCACTGCTAAAAGTTACTCCATTATCCATAATTAAAGTGCCGTTTTTAAATCTAAGTCCTGTTGATGTTGTAATCAAACTTGCTCCATCAAAAAATATTTTTGAACTTTCATCTTGCATATAAATTAAATTTTTATTGTTATTTTTTGGAGCATAACTAAAAGTCATTCCATTTGAAAAATAGACTAAAGAATCAGAATTTATGGTACTGGTTACTCTTGAGCTATAAATAAATTTATCTGTTCCTGAAAATACTACATCCGAATTAAAAATAATTTGACCATATGAAAATTCATAATCTGCATCAACATAAAAATTTGAATTCTCAAGTCTTAAAATACCAGTATCATCATAGCAAGCTAAATTTTTATCGGACAATCCGGAAATAGTACAATTATTAATAAGCAAATTACTAAATGAACTTATCGATATAGATCCGCCATTACATAATCTTAAATTTCCCTTATTGGAATTTATAGAACAATTTCCAATAAACACCAACGACTGATTTATTTCAAAATCACCCATAAAATAAATATTCGCATCTTTAAATATGATTGATTTTAAGTTTAAAAAATTAAAAACATTTACATAAAAATCGGTACCGGTAGCAGTATTTTCCGATCCAATAGCCAAATAAGAACCATCCGGGGACCATTTTATAGCTGTTGCCGAATCAATAACATAAAAAGATCTTTCCAATGTTAAATTACCGGAATCTTTATCTATACTATAAATTTTAACATTATCATTTAATGTATCAGCTAAAGCTACTGCCAAATGGTTACCATCCGGAGACCATGCAAACATACTTACCGTATTGGCCTCTCCAGTACGAGCAGAAACAATTTCAGTTAAAGTAGATGTTGTATAAGAAAAATCATATATTCTTAATCTATCAGATCCGGATGACAACCCAACAGCTATATACTGATTTGTCGGATTCCAAGATAAATGAGAAACGGTCTGCCCAATATTCGACCTGGCAGCATAAGTCAAAGAACTGCTTCCATTAAATGTATAAACTTCCACAGTAGTATCAAAACCTGCTGCCAAATTATTTTTACTATGTATATTAGACCAAGAAAGTGCATCTCTTGCAAATGTAGTTGCAGTCGTTGCTCCTCCGGAAGCATTAATTTCCGTAGATCCAGAAATATCCCCGCTGATTGGAACATTAATTACTCGTACAACAGAAGCATCAGCTCCAAATGCTGCATATAAACCATTATAATACCATGCAACAGATCTGCATGACTGTGGCGTATACTGCCTGCCTGAAACTAAAGCTACTGCACTTGTCGCAGGATTAAACGATAAAATTCTTAATTCATAATAACCGGCACCA
This genomic window from Candidatus Dependentiae bacterium contains:
- a CDS encoding beta-propeller fold lactonase family protein; translated protein: MNIIMSLKLKKFLYFLFFIKNIFGASVTVGSDTAVAAPQATITFDGADNKIATYALMDGGFYFLDAVTSCSCYSVYPIKTVMSLSGGKLFLFKDLYLSDKGCFRANGFIDGQNNSIIVSNKLAKIQDYTVSYVVNQQPNTITCSEDGAYFFLGTNQDLTLSSFTAYTYDGTSISFAGNYVSGLPNVYSIRIRPPGLYSGLYHILMGENDGGAGYYELRILSFNPATSAVALVSGRQYTPQSCRSVAWYYNGLYAAFGADASVVRVINVPISGDISGSTEINASGGATTATTFARDALSWSNIHSKNNLAAGFDTTVEVYTFNGSSSLTYAARSNIGQTVSHLSWNPTNQYIAVGLSSGSDRLRIYDFSYTTSTLTEIVSARTGEANTVSMFAWSPDGNHLAVALADTLNDNVKIYSIDKDSGNLTLERSFYVIDSATAIKWSPDGSYLAIGSENTATGTDFYVNVFNFLNLKSIIFKDANIYFMGDFEINQSLVFIGNCSINSNKGNLRLCNGGSISISSFSNLLINNCTISGLSDKNLACYDDTGILRLENSNFYVDADYEFSYGQIIFNSDVVFSGTDKFIYSSRVTSTINSDSLVYFSNGMTFSYAPKNNNKNLIYMQDESSKIFFDGASLITTSTGLRFKNGTLIMDNGVTFSSAGTALSEAIIFGDGISSNDLNINILADNNFKIYGAFSYENSY